From the genome of Tistrella bauzanensis:
GATGTGCAGGAAACCTTTGCCCCGCCCGCCAGCCTTGTCGCCTGTCTGACCGGCCTTGCCCGGCGCTATCCTTCCGTGGCGACCCTGGAGCTGCATGACGAGGACAAGGTGCCGTTCGCGGCCCAGATCGGCTGGACCCCGCGGCGCGCGGATCGCTGTCTGGTGCCGGTCGACCGGGTGTTCGTGAAGCATGGCTATCTGCCGCCGGAGGCGCTGATCGGCCATCTTCGGGCGCTGGCGCCAGCGCGGGTTCTAGCAGCCTGTCGGACTTTCCCCAGCGTGCGAGCGGTGCGATGATTCCGTTGGTTTCAACGGGATTGCGCGCTGATGGCCC
Proteins encoded in this window:
- a CDS encoding cysteine hydrolase family protein is translated as MTDRHSTVLLVVDVQETFAPPASLVACLTGLARRYPSVATLELHDEDKVPFAAQIGWTPRRADRCLVPVDRVFVKHGYLPPEALIGHLRALAPARVLAACRTFPSVRAVR